CGAACGACTGGGGGTCAGCGGCGGCGGCCTGAAGATCGTCGACCGAGATGCCCACGTTTGATTCAACGAGGGTGTAGACATCCGACGCGACCGTGCCCTCGGGGATCGTCACGGTGTTCTCGATGCGCGCGGTGTCGTCGGTCAGCACCTCGAGTGCCGAGGCCGCGCTCATTTCCTCCTCGAGCGCGTAGGTGCCCGGGTAGAACTGCGGTTCCTCGGCCTGCGAGGTGACCTCGCGGATGAACGCGCTCGGCTCCTTGATCACGCCCTGCTCTTCAAGCCGGGTCGCGATCGTCGTGCCGGTGTCGCCCTCGAGAATACTGAAGTCGACCTCGGTGCCGTTGCCCGTGCCCTCGAAGTCGTCGTTGTAGATGCCAAACATGCCGAGGATGCGGTCGCCGACGAGCTGCCAGCCCCAGAACGCCCCGCCAACGAGCACGAGCAGCGCCACGAGCATCGCGATCCAGCCGCGCCCCCGGCGGCGACGGCCACGGCCGCGCCGCTTCGAGGAGCTCTCGTCGATCGTCGCGCTGAAGATCTCTGCCACCGGGTCGTGGTCGGCCTCCTCGGAGCGCGTGCGCGGCGCCGCAGCGGCGGCTTCGCCCGCGGGCTCGCCGGGCGCGGCCGCCGGTGCTGCGACCTCCGAGACGTCGAGCGGCCCGGTATTTTGCGCCTTCAGTTCGCGGGCGAGCCGTTCGCGCTCGCGCTCACGGGCCTCACGTCGTGTGATCGGCTGCTGATCATCTGCAGACTGCTGGTGATCTTCGTTGGTCACGAGGCTCCTCGCGGATTAGTCGAGTGCGGCGCCGGGCGGCATGCCG
The Gulosibacter sediminis genome window above contains:
- the mltG gene encoding endolytic transglycosylase MltG translates to MTNEDHQQSADDQQPITRREARERERERLARELKAQNTGPLDVSEVAAPAAAPGEPAGEAAAAAPRTRSEEADHDPVAEIFSATIDESSSKRRGRGRRRRGRGWIAMLVALLVLVGGAFWGWQLVGDRILGMFGIYNDDFEGTGNGTEVDFSILEGDTGTTIATRLEEQGVIKEPSAFIREVTSQAEEPQFYPGTYALEEEMSAASALEVLTDDTARIENTVTIPEGTVASDVYTLVESNVGISVDDLQAAAADPQSFGLPDEAESMEGFLFPATYTFEPSVDATTVLQTMVDRTYQSLDAAGVPDDQVWDIIRMASLVEKEARITEDFYKVARVFYNRLDIDMPLQSDATVTYGTGEYDRAATTDDERNDEDNPYNTYVHTGMIPGPISNPGDTAIDAAMNPADGPWLYFVTVNLETGETVFSETYEEHQQAVDQWLAWMEEHPDYG